In Candidatus Cloacimonadota bacterium, the genomic window GAATCCCGCAGACGATTACAGCACATGGGCCGATCTGTATGGAAACTATGGAATTGTGGATATGCAGGCCAATCTGCTGGTATCCAGCCTGGAAGAAAAAAACGCCCAGCCGGTGAACCGCTATACCTTTGGTGTCCAGATTCCTATGTTGGATGTGTTCTTCGGAGATTATTCTCCTTCTCTGTCCCAATTTACTCTGTCCGGGAAGAACATCCGAGGTCTCTATGGCAAGTTCTATACCCGCAATCTGGAGCTTGTTTGGGCTCATGGAGAATCCGTGAGAAAGACAGAATTCGATGCTAGCGAAACCGCTACTCAGAATAGCACTTTCAAGCAAGAGGCAATCGGTGCCAGATTGCAATTTGGCAGCAATCAGAACTTCCGTATGGGCTTCACAGGAGCTCGTCACCGTGACATAATAAGCTCTTTGGACGAAATCCACTACAGCTACATAAACGCTGAAAACGATACTGTTTACACGGTAAGACCCCAAGATAACGCCGTAGTCAGCTTCGATATGCAATTGAACGTGCCGGATCAGCATTTTGTGGCTGGTTTTGAGGTTGCCGGAAGCCTGCTGAACACCAATACCCTTCCCGGGGCTATTACAGTGGCTGAAATGGAAGATTACGGTTTGGAAAACGAGATTGGCGGTATAGAATTGGATCCTGAGGATTTTGCTGATACCTTCATCATCAATACCAATATGGAGCCCTTCATGCCCAGCATGGCTAATATGGCTTGGAACGCTTACGTGCGGATGTACTTCTGGAACAACTTCCTGAATCTTCAATACAACGAAACCGGCAGTGCTTTCAATTCGATTGGCACCTTCGGTCATCAAAGAGATACTCGTATACTATCCATCACAGATCAGTTCTCTTTTGGTCGCCTGATTACGATTTCAGGCGGCTTTAGTACCACCGAGGATAACTTGATGGAACACAAGAGCGAGACCAATACCTATCAAAACATCTTTGCTTCAGCCATTATTCGTATTCCGAATATGCCCTATCTGAAGGCTTCATTCAACGATAACAGTGGTGAGAACGAACAGAATTCCGACATTGTGGACAGCAGCTTTGACCCCATCACCAGTAATGCCAGAAATATGAGCTTTGGGATCGGTTACAACATCGTCCAGATCCCTTACGTTCCCACTCAGCTGGATATCAGTTACCGCATGGGTTCAAACAACATAAAACGTACTATAAACGATACCTACACGTCGGACAACGCCAATACCGGTATTGGCTTCACTATGAGCAACCGTTTCTCCATGGTTCCGCTAAGAACCCAGATATCGTATTCTACGTCCACAAACAAAGATGACTTATTCTCTCAAAAGTACAAGAACAACAGCATCTTTTTGAAAGCTGATTATTCCTTATGGCAGGATCGCATCAGACCCTATGTGTCATTCCGTAATACCGGTCTTTCTGGCGATTACGATGATCAGACATACAACTACATCAATTTCGGGGTGGAAAGCTATCCTCTCCGCAATATGACTGTAACTGCAGATCTTGGGATGATGAACTACAAAAACGATGATGTAAGCAATCAGGATTACGATACTACAACCTTCAGACTGTGCCTGAATCAGAGATTCTAGTACACATATAATCAATACATCGGAGCGTGGCCTCAAAACCACGCTTCGAGCTTTTATAAAAGGAGCTTGTCATGTCACGATACCGCTCGGTTCTATTTCCCATTCTCATCTTGATTATCCTCAAGGCTATCTTTTTGATTCCTGTGTTTGATTCCCTAGAATACAAAGCTCAGGACAGCCTCTTTCGATTTCGGGGACCGCGTGATCCCAGCGGAGACATCGTAATAGTGGCAATCGACGATGAAAGCTTCAGCGCTCTGAACACCACATGGCCTTTTCCCAGAGAGTATCACGCCAAGCTCATAGAGAATCTGAACCAAGCCGGGGCAAAGCTGATCATTTTCGACGTGGAATTCACTGAAAACTCCCGTTATCCAGAATACGACTTGCTCTTGGCAAATACAGCCGCAGCCTATGATAACGTCATCTTTGCTGGCAAGGTGCTGCACGGCAAAGCTCACAATGATCCGGATCAATTGTTTACTCCAATCGGCGACATAATGTCTTATGACACTCCTTGGGGTATCGTAAACATGAGTTCGGACTCGGATAACGCAATTCGTAAGTACAGCTTGTTTGAAGTAATGGATGAACATCCTTATTATAGCATCGGTGTGGCTGCATTGGCCAATAGTCGTATCTACCAAAGCGATTGGGCAGATCATCTGAGAGTGGAGAACAATCATCTGCAGGTGGCAAATCATAGTATCCCAATGTACCAGCACAATAAAGCGATCATAAACTACTATGGCCCCGCTTCCACATTTCCCCAAGTGTCTTATGCCAGCGTGATTGATGATAGCACTGTGGCTATGCCTGGCTATCAGGGTATAGAGTTCGACGAGTTCTACTCCATTAAGGATTCAGGGATATTGCAGGATAAAATCGTCCTGATCGGTGCTACTCTAGACGAATTGCACGACAAGTTTCCCACTCCATTTGGGGGAGAGTGGACTCCCGGAGTGGAGATTCATGCCAATTTCATTGAGATGGTGCAAAACGCAGATTATCTCTATGGATTGGACTTATGGTTATATCTGCTGTTTGAATTTGTCGGTCTGATCTTACTATGGTTCGTTTTCCGCAAGTTGAAGCCGCAGCTCTCGGCGCTCTTACTGTTGTTGCTGATTGCCCTGCAATACTTGGGAGCATATTATCTTTTTGCCGGACAAAGCTATTTGATTCCCATCGTACAGCCAGTGATTGCTCTGCTCTTTATCTATATCGCCAGTTTAGTATGTCATTATCTGGATTCTTTGAAAGAGAAGCGCTTCATTCGCCAGGCATTTCAGCAATATATGGCACCCGAATTGGTGAGCGAGCTATTGAAGAACCCCAAAAAGCTAAGCTACGGAGGTTCTCTACAAGAGATATCAGTGCTATTTTCGGATATCCGCTCCTTTACTACTTACTCTGAAAGTCATAGTCCCGAAGAGACCGTGAATATCCTGAAAGAATACCTTACCGCAATGGTGAATGTGATCGTGGAGAACAAGGGGATACTGGACAAATTTGTCGGTGATGAGATCATGGCGCTGTTTGGAACCCCTGTGCCCCTTCCCAATCATGCACTAAACGCCTGTAAAGTTGCCCTGCAGATGCGGGATAAAATGACTGAACTGCAGGAAAAATGGCATGCTGAAGGTAAGCAAGGCTTCGAGATCGGTATCGGAGTGAATACCGGTTCTGCAGTAGTAGGAAATCTGGGTAGTGAACAGATCTTCGACTACACTGCCATCGGCGATACCATAAACTTGGGTGCGCGCTTGGAAAGCATCAATAAAGAGTATGAAACTGCGAAGCACATTATTATCAGTGAGTTTACTCTGGAATATGTGAAAGACCTGGTGGAAGTACGTTATCTGGATGAGGTGAAAGTAAAAGGCAAGAATAAAGCGGTGAAAATCTACGAACTGATAAGCCTGAAATAGTCCGCTTTGACTGTGAGAGAGAATCATGCCTGATCACTGTACTAGTGTCATGTCAGGTAGATACGGCCTCAAATCATACGAAACCGCCGTTAATCTGGCCAACTCCCTCTGGCTGAAAGAACTGATCGATAACGGAAGGTTCATCTTTCATGATGAATCGCTGATCGCCAGTCTAAATATCTCCCAAATCTGTCAAGAAAAGCTCACATGGAACCATCTCGACCTGCTTTTCTCTAAGAACACAAGGAAAGTAGCATAATGAAGTGGGAGGTATTGAATCTCCATACAAGTTCCTTTATGCAGAACAAGATTTTTCTTGACGGTAAGGGCATGTTTTAAAGCTTGTTACAAAGAACTTAAAACTAAGTAATCATAAAGGAGACACCAATGAAACGTAAGGTTATCATTATGGGCGCAGCTGGGCGCGACTTCCACAACTTCAACGTCTATTTCCGTGACAACAAGGATTATGAAGTAGTAGCGTTCACCGCCACCCAAATCCCCGGCATAGATGACAAAAAGTATCCTGCCGCTTTAGCTGGAAAACTGTATCCCAAGGGAATCGAAATCAAACCTGAAAGCGAGCTTAAAAACCTAATCCAAAAGCACAATGTAGACCTCGTTGTTCTTGCATACAGCGATTTACCTTATGAAGTGGTAATGCACAAAGCCGCTTTGGTGAATGCCACCGGTGCAGACTTCATGCTGATGGGTGCGGAAAACACCACTATCAAAACCACCAAGCCCCTCATCACTGTGTGCGCTGCTCGCACTGGCTGTGGCAAATCCCAAACCACCCGTGCGGTTGTGAACGCTCTGAAGGCTCGTGGCCTGAAAGTTGTGTCCATTCGCCATCCCATGCCTTATGGTGACTTGGTGAAGCAGAAAGTTCAGCGTTTTGCCGAGCTTGCTGACCTTAAAAAACACAAATGCACCATCGAAGAAATGGAAGAATATGAACCCCATATCCAAATGGGCAGCGTGATCTACTCTGGGGTGGATTATGAAGCTATAGTTCGCGAAGCAGAGAAAGAAGCCGACGTCATCATTTGGGACGGCGGAAACAACGATATTCCTTTCTATAGCTCCGATGAAATGATCCGCATTGTGGTGGTTGATCCTCATCGCGCCGGCGACGAGATCAGCTATTATCCCGGCGAGACCAACGTTTACATGGCCGATGTTGTGGTTATAAACAAGATCGATAGTGCCGACATGGACGACATCAATGAAGTACGGGCAAACGTCCGTGCCATCAATCCCAATGCCAAGATCATTGAAGCTGCTTCACCGCTCTTTGTGGATCATCCCGAAATGATTCTGAACAAGAACGTGCTGGTTGTGGAAGATGGTCCTACTCTCACTCACGGTGAGATGACCTTTGGCGCTGGAATGGTTGCTGCCGAGAAATACGGTTGTGCCGATTTTGTGGATCCTCGCCCCTGGGCTGTTGGTGAAATCAAAGAAACCTTCGAGAAGTATCCAGACATCGGAATCCTGTTACC contains:
- a CDS encoding adenylate/guanylate cyclase domain-containing protein, which translates into the protein MSRYRSVLFPILILIILKAIFLIPVFDSLEYKAQDSLFRFRGPRDPSGDIVIVAIDDESFSALNTTWPFPREYHAKLIENLNQAGAKLIIFDVEFTENSRYPEYDLLLANTAAAYDNVIFAGKVLHGKAHNDPDQLFTPIGDIMSYDTPWGIVNMSSDSDNAIRKYSLFEVMDEHPYYSIGVAALANSRIYQSDWADHLRVENNHLQVANHSIPMYQHNKAIINYYGPASTFPQVSYASVIDDSTVAMPGYQGIEFDEFYSIKDSGILQDKIVLIGATLDELHDKFPTPFGGEWTPGVEIHANFIEMVQNADYLYGLDLWLYLLFEFVGLILLWFVFRKLKPQLSALLLLLLIALQYLGAYYLFAGQSYLIPIVQPVIALLFIYIASLVCHYLDSLKEKRFIRQAFQQYMAPELVSELLKNPKKLSYGGSLQEISVLFSDIRSFTTYSESHSPEETVNILKEYLTAMVNVIVENKGILDKFVGDEIMALFGTPVPLPNHALNACKVALQMRDKMTELQEKWHAEGKQGFEIGIGVNTGSAVVGNLGSEQIFDYTAIGDTINLGARLESINKEYETAKHIIISEFTLEYVKDLVEVRYLDEVKVKGKNKAVKIYELISLK
- a CDS encoding cyclic 2,3-diphosphoglycerate synthase; the encoded protein is MKRKVIIMGAAGRDFHNFNVYFRDNKDYEVVAFTATQIPGIDDKKYPAALAGKLYPKGIEIKPESELKNLIQKHNVDLVVLAYSDLPYEVVMHKAALVNATGADFMLMGAENTTIKTTKPLITVCAARTGCGKSQTTRAVVNALKARGLKVVSIRHPMPYGDLVKQKVQRFAELADLKKHKCTIEEMEEYEPHIQMGSVIYSGVDYEAIVREAEKEADVIIWDGGNNDIPFYSSDEMIRIVVVDPHRAGDEISYYPGETNVYMADVVVINKIDSADMDDINEVRANVRAINPNAKIIEAASPLFVDHPEMILNKNVLVVEDGPTLTHGEMTFGAGMVAAEKYGCADFVDPRPWAVGEIKETFEKYPDIGILLPAMGYSAQQIKDLEKTINDTECDSVVIATPIDLRRIVKIKKPACQVEYELQEIGVPTVAQVLEGFATKKAAKKAAPTKAAPKKK